From the genome of Candidatus Nitrosocosmicus oleophilus, one region includes:
- a CDS encoding DUF1059 domain-containing protein, producing the protein MLSFKCRDVGFDCDYVVVEDNDTEIIKKVMEHGKRDHNLNSNDFTPSLIDNIRSKMQKVEDN; encoded by the coding sequence ATGCTAAGTTTCAAATGCCGTGATGTAGGATTTGATTGTGATTATGTAGTAGTGGAAGATAATGATACAGAAATAATAAAAAAAGTTATGGAGCATGGAAAAAGAGACCATAATCTAAATTCAAATGATTTCACACCATCACTAATTGATAATATAAGAAGTAAGATGCAGAAAGTAGAAGACAATTGA
- a CDS encoding sensor histidine kinase produces the protein MSKRLSLKELLEIKTGELIAKTEDLREANESLRLANVDIDQKVKDIKRYKKDLTETEQSLIRANNKLIETNQNLINMNNEMIEVTKDLAMANEQIKQLALKQKEFIDITAHELRTPTQSILGYSEMIISEPNTNIEYIKIIVRNATRIQKLISNILDMATIDNLTIQLYKEQFSLPTLISTVVQDFRNRTRASKGNVDLLYDDTRSNPKEVSKDVIVEADKDRIAQVLINLVDNAIKFTDSGKIVITISTNVTNTDTDNFNHTKEIIIKVKDSGKGLNPEFISRIFEKFFTGTETGGIGLGLYICKAIIEAHGGRISAQNNKNEKGATFSFSLPLNERSSYTDTN, from the coding sequence TTGAGTAAAAGATTATCCTTAAAAGAACTTCTTGAAATAAAAACGGGAGAATTAATAGCAAAGACCGAAGACCTCAGAGAAGCAAACGAGTCTCTTCGTCTTGCAAATGTCGATATCGACCAAAAGGTAAAAGATATAAAAAGATATAAAAAAGATCTAACAGAAACGGAGCAGAGTCTTATTAGAGCCAATAATAAACTGATTGAAACAAACCAGAACCTCATAAATATGAATAACGAAATGATAGAGGTAACTAAAGATCTTGCTATGGCTAACGAACAGATAAAGCAGTTAGCATTGAAGCAAAAAGAGTTTATAGATATCACAGCTCATGAATTAAGAACCCCCACTCAATCAATATTAGGGTACAGTGAGATGATAATATCTGAACCAAACACTAATATCGAATATATTAAAATCATAGTCAGAAACGCAACTCGAATTCAAAAGCTTATTTCCAACATATTAGACATGGCAACAATAGATAATCTTACTATTCAATTGTACAAAGAGCAATTCAGTTTACCCACCCTGATATCGACAGTTGTTCAAGATTTCAGAAATCGGACTCGAGCCAGTAAAGGAAATGTGGATTTACTGTATGATGATACTAGATCTAACCCTAAGGAAGTAAGCAAAGATGTAATTGTAGAAGCTGACAAGGATAGAATTGCTCAAGTACTCATCAACCTTGTGGATAATGCAATTAAATTTACCGACAGTGGTAAGATAGTTATTACTATTAGTACAAACGTAACTAATACAGATACGGACAATTTTAACCATACTAAAGAAATAATTATCAAGGTAAAAGATTCTGGCAAGGGTTTAAACCCTGAATTTATTTCTAGAATCTTCGAAAAATTCTTTACTGGAACTGAAACTGGTGGAATAGGGCTTGGTCTTTATATCTGCAAAGCCATTATTGAAGCACATGGGGGTCGAATCTCTGCTCAAAACAACAAGAATGAAAAAGGAGCAACCTTCTCGTTTAGTTTGCCATTAAATGAGCGATCAAGTTATACAGATACCAACTGA
- the cyoE gene encoding heme o synthase translates to MSGRVESSAIKDYIEVSKPRIVIVLVITAVTSMLAATRFDGTPNTAWDISGWKLLFLIISGSLSSMGASAINQFYDKNIDNLMGRTAKRPIPSGRLRANNVLIYGLALCVISVVLAWFTLNPMATFMIGLGIFFYVVIYTLLLKRRTVWNIVIGGFAGSAAAMAGWATTTNSIDVLGFLVGWIVFMWTPPHFWCLAIKQREEYSKAKVPMLPVIYGNQVTAKYIFINSLILIPYSLSLYFFGLGVLYLGVAAVSGSLMTLYHYKLLKNPTPELAWKAYKVTAPYLVIIFVAIALDSLWYFRF, encoded by the coding sequence TTGAGTGGTCGAGTAGAATCTTCTGCGATTAAAGATTATATCGAGGTTTCAAAGCCGCGAATTGTAATTGTACTTGTCATTACTGCGGTAACTTCTATGCTTGCAGCGACTAGATTCGACGGTACACCAAACACAGCATGGGATATTTCTGGATGGAAATTATTGTTTTTAATTATTAGTGGATCCCTTTCTTCAATGGGAGCAAGCGCAATAAATCAATTTTATGATAAGAATATCGACAATTTGATGGGAAGAACAGCCAAGAGGCCTATTCCATCAGGCAGATTGAGGGCAAATAATGTATTGATATATGGTTTGGCTCTGTGTGTGATATCAGTCGTCCTCGCATGGTTCACATTAAATCCAATGGCAACTTTTATGATAGGGCTCGGAATTTTTTTCTACGTAGTTATTTACACATTACTTCTTAAGAGAAGGACTGTCTGGAATATCGTAATTGGAGGATTCGCAGGAAGTGCAGCTGCCATGGCAGGTTGGGCAACGACCACAAATAGTATAGATGTTTTAGGATTTTTGGTAGGATGGATTGTATTTATGTGGACACCTCCTCATTTCTGGTGCTTGGCCATCAAACAAAGAGAAGAATATTCAAAAGCTAAAGTACCCATGCTTCCGGTTATATATGGTAACCAAGTAACGGCTAAATATATTTTCATAAACTCTTTGATATTAATTCCCTATTCACTTTCATTGTATTTTTTTGGATTAGGAGTTTTATATTTAGGTGTAGCAGCAGTGTCTGGATCACTAATGACATTGTACCATTACAAACTTTTAAAGAATCCAACTCCAGAATTAGCATGGAAGGCATACAAGGTAACAGCACCCTATCTAGTAATAATTTTTGTCGCAATAGCCCTTGACTCATTATGGTACTTTAGATTTTAG
- a CDS encoding CDC48 family AAA ATPase — MKVAECRIKDVGKKKAILDRISMEKLGVTDGDVIEIAGKKITTVSVFGFEDKNKKNGWIHIDGQTRQNAGISLNDYVLVKKTDPRPAERIVLSCNTSKNFSDEFNLYLNNRFEGYPVTKGEQFTLNFLGTSLEFKVSSSIPREVVKITKFTKIVIKTGIEKLYHDSYHVTYEQIGGLKNQITRLREIVELPLRHPEVFSKIGIEPHKGILLFGPPGCGKTLIAKALAAESKANFYIINGPEIVNKYYGETESKLREIFQKAKESAPSIIFIDEIDAIAPKREDTFGDVEKRVVAQLLALMDGMSDRGNVVVLGATNRPDSLDPALRRPGRFDREIEIGIHNVDGRFEILKIHTHEMPLDSDIELRDLAKLLNGYTGADIKALSREAAMKSIRRTLTDFDLENQNQVPSEILNSIRINQQDFINAMKEIIPTALREFYVEPTNITWDEVGGLVKEKSLLRENLLYPIISPEKFLKMGIKPAKGALIFGPSGCGKTLLAKSFANEGSMNIIFVRGPEVLSKWVGESEKAIREIFRKARSSSPCIVVFDELDSLGRPRTSDDVSGNERVLSQILSEMDDSGNFGVIVIGITSRPDLLDTSLLRPGRFDLIIFVNPPDEISRNDILLKITTAMPISSDVDLKKISSLTKGFSGADLVALCRFAAINAIHKNSEMIFNVDFEEALNTVKPSITNDIHNWYSSIEKKLTTAIPKFHDKIFYG; from the coding sequence CCAGACTCGACAAAATGCAGGTATTAGCCTTAATGATTACGTGTTGGTTAAAAAGACTGACCCTAGACCTGCTGAAAGAATAGTATTGTCATGCAATACTTCCAAGAATTTTTCCGATGAGTTTAATTTATATCTAAATAATCGATTTGAAGGATATCCAGTAACAAAAGGTGAACAATTCACCCTAAATTTTTTAGGGACATCTTTGGAGTTTAAAGTCTCTAGTTCAATCCCCAGAGAGGTGGTAAAAATTACTAAGTTTACCAAAATAGTAATCAAAACTGGAATCGAAAAACTCTACCACGATAGCTACCACGTTACGTACGAGCAAATCGGGGGCCTGAAAAATCAAATCACACGTTTGAGGGAAATAGTAGAACTTCCACTCAGGCATCCAGAAGTATTTTCAAAAATCGGAATCGAACCTCATAAAGGTATTCTCCTTTTTGGTCCTCCTGGATGCGGAAAAACTCTCATTGCCAAAGCGTTGGCAGCTGAATCAAAGGCAAATTTTTATATCATTAATGGACCCGAAATTGTGAACAAGTATTATGGCGAAACTGAAAGCAAACTAAGAGAGATTTTTCAAAAAGCCAAAGAATCTGCTCCTAGCATTATTTTCATCGATGAAATTGATGCTATTGCACCTAAAAGAGAGGATACATTTGGGGATGTAGAAAAAAGGGTTGTAGCGCAATTATTGGCTCTAATGGATGGAATGTCTGATAGAGGAAATGTGGTTGTATTAGGTGCTACAAATAGGCCCGATAGTTTGGATCCAGCTTTAAGAAGACCGGGCCGGTTTGATCGTGAAATAGAAATAGGGATTCATAATGTGGATGGAAGATTCGAAATATTAAAAATCCACACCCATGAGATGCCGCTTGATTCAGACATTGAACTCAGAGACTTGGCCAAATTATTAAATGGATATACAGGTGCGGACATAAAGGCTCTCTCCCGGGAAGCTGCAATGAAATCTATAAGAAGAACACTAACCGATTTTGATTTAGAGAATCAAAATCAAGTACCTTCTGAAATTTTAAACAGCATAAGAATTAATCAACAAGATTTTATCAACGCTATGAAAGAAATCATACCAACCGCATTAAGGGAATTCTATGTTGAACCAACAAACATAACTTGGGATGAGGTTGGGGGTCTAGTTAAGGAGAAAAGCTTGCTAAGGGAAAACCTGTTATATCCAATCATCTCTCCTGAAAAATTTTTGAAGATGGGAATAAAGCCAGCTAAAGGGGCGTTAATTTTTGGTCCATCTGGATGCGGAAAGACCCTACTAGCCAAGTCCTTTGCGAATGAAGGATCCATGAATATCATTTTTGTTCGAGGACCAGAAGTGTTATCAAAATGGGTAGGAGAATCAGAAAAGGCCATAAGAGAAATATTTAGAAAAGCTCGATCCTCTTCTCCGTGCATAGTTGTTTTCGATGAGTTGGATTCTCTTGGTAGACCACGTACCTCTGATGATGTTTCAGGAAATGAAAGAGTTTTATCTCAAATCTTGTCTGAAATGGATGATTCTGGTAACTTTGGAGTAATAGTAATTGGGATAACTAGCAGACCAGATCTCTTGGATACCTCGCTACTGAGACCAGGAAGATTTGACCTCATAATATTTGTCAACCCACCGGATGAGATTTCTCGGAACGATATCTTGTTGAAAATTACCACTGCTATGCCCATATCTTCTGACGTAGATTTGAAGAAGATATCGTCGCTAACCAAAGGATTTAGTGGAGCAGATCTAGTGGCCCTTTGTAGATTTGCTGCAATTAATGCAATTCACAAGAATTCGGAGATGATTTTTAATGTCGATTTCGAAGAGGCACTAAACACTGTAAAACCATCAATAACAAATGACATACATAACTGGTATTCATCAATAGAAAAAAAATTGACTACTGCAATTCCAAAATTTCATGATAAGATATTTTATGGTTAA
- a CDS encoding sensor histidine kinase gives MSSFRILDNQKDITKSFTRLLYNAVNHLDGFGITDRTPLILESEVIRGCIRNLRNLGKRVRYITNIEDANIGSCKKISEIVELRHLDNIQGGIIINDFEYLGLLESRNDGPNSNPIHIYSKNKWLVEQQRLIFDMLWEKAIPAKIRVKQIEQGLERDVCELITDENSITTKYEQALRSLVKELCIFYSASEGDVPNERIVQKISEIIIHISKSKLKDIKIIIIVLTNGSINGTAPLTGFSHISQDYDVRIKYMTKEAVNFQLSRDLMILTVDRKELFISELKNFEDISRCIFENDINFTIHSNSGSVVSTYNTILEMLWRQDEIYKKSEMAITQLKLQDKLQKEFVHNFANGLRNPLQPILGFSEILVEKKEEFSRYGDVFDIINACAQKLAKHVNNMIAITEIENETFILNKETFDLVKLIRDITKQIKKNILSITKKNLSISTNVDSMMINADKNRIKFTIENVITNAVDIPNSNNIKILVETTRSSSSQNGDKNQCFVIVTIMDDGTGIDRMILPRLFSKFVADSRDGLGLGLYLAKNIIERHGGEMWAENNENGKGATIRFSLPIN, from the coding sequence TTGTCTTCTTTTAGGATTCTTGATAACCAAAAGGATATCACCAAGAGTTTTACTCGGTTGCTCTATAACGCAGTGAATCATTTAGATGGTTTTGGAATTACCGACCGAACACCGTTGATTTTAGAGTCAGAAGTAATTCGAGGCTGCATCAGAAATTTAAGAAATCTGGGTAAAAGAGTCAGATACATTACAAATATAGAAGATGCAAACATAGGAAGTTGTAAGAAGATATCTGAAATTGTAGAGTTAAGACACTTAGACAACATTCAAGGCGGAATAATTATAAATGATTTTGAATATTTAGGTCTCTTAGAATCGAGAAATGATGGCCCCAACTCCAATCCGATTCATATTTATAGCAAGAATAAGTGGCTGGTAGAACAACAGAGACTCATTTTTGACATGTTGTGGGAAAAGGCAATTCCAGCAAAGATTAGGGTTAAACAGATTGAGCAGGGACTTGAAAGAGATGTTTGTGAGCTTATAACTGATGAAAATAGCATTACGACAAAATATGAACAGGCCCTAAGGTCGTTAGTTAAGGAGCTATGTATTTTTTACTCTGCATCGGAAGGCGATGTTCCTAATGAAAGGATAGTGCAAAAAATTTCAGAAATCATAATACATATTTCTAAGAGTAAATTAAAAGATATAAAAATAATAATAATAGTTCTTACCAATGGTTCGATTAATGGAACGGCTCCTTTAACAGGGTTTAGCCACATCAGTCAAGATTATGATGTAAGAATAAAATATATGACTAAAGAAGCGGTAAACTTCCAATTATCTCGAGACCTGATGATTTTGACTGTAGATAGAAAAGAATTATTTATTTCAGAACTCAAAAATTTTGAGGATATATCTCGCTGTATATTTGAAAATGATATTAATTTTACTATCCATTCTAATAGTGGTTCAGTCGTTTCTACTTATAATACAATTCTTGAAATGTTGTGGCGTCAGGATGAAATTTACAAGAAATCAGAAATGGCAATCACCCAACTGAAATTACAAGATAAGTTGCAAAAGGAATTCGTTCATAATTTTGCCAACGGGTTGAGAAACCCATTGCAACCGATTTTAGGGTTTTCCGAGATATTAGTTGAGAAGAAGGAAGAATTCAGTAGATACGGTGACGTTTTTGACATAATTAATGCATGTGCGCAAAAACTTGCTAAACATGTGAATAATATGATCGCTATTACAGAAATAGAAAATGAAACCTTCATCCTAAATAAAGAAACATTTGATCTGGTGAAATTGATAAGAGACATTACTAAACAAATCAAAAAAAATATCTTATCCATTACCAAAAAAAATTTGAGCATTTCTACGAATGTTGATAGCATGATGATAAACGCAGACAAAAATCGAATAAAATTCACGATTGAAAACGTGATCACTAACGCAGTAGACATACCAAATTCTAATAATATTAAGATTTTAGTTGAGACGACCAGATCAAGTAGTAGTCAAAATGGTGACAAGAATCAATGTTTTGTTATCGTAACTATAATGGATGATGGAACTGGAATAGATAGAATGATTCTTCCAAGATTGTTTTCTAAATTTGTTGCCGATTCTCGAGATGGTTTAGGATTGGGCTTATACTTGGCTAAAAATATTATTGAAAGGCATGGTGGAGAAATGTGGGCCGAAAATAACGAAAATGGCAAAGGAGCAACAATTCGATTCAGTCTCCCGATAAATTAG
- a CDS encoding response regulator, producing MKLLAIDDNIDITRLVAEYCKREKIDCKEINDGEKGLFEIQKRHYDLILLDVAMPFYTGFDILRQLKKQGVRHKRIVILTGYNLKIEGIADYMDVGVREILKKPIGFDRFDMVVKSYLTNEKRPIHQEHK from the coding sequence TTGAAATTACTGGCAATCGATGACAACATCGACATTACTAGGTTAGTGGCGGAGTATTGTAAGAGGGAGAAAATTGATTGTAAGGAGATCAACGATGGTGAAAAGGGATTGTTTGAGATCCAAAAGCGGCATTATGATTTAATACTTTTGGATGTTGCAATGCCATTTTACACAGGATTTGATATATTAAGGCAATTGAAAAAACAAGGTGTGCGTCATAAACGCATAGTAATATTAACTGGCTACAATTTGAAGATAGAGGGTATCGCAGACTATATGGACGTTGGAGTAAGAGAAATTCTTAAAAAACCAATAGGATTTGACCGCTTTGATATGGTTGTGAAAAGTTATTTGACTAACGAGAAGAGGCCGATCCATCAAGAACACAAATGA
- a CDS encoding NAD(+)/NADH kinase, whose translation MSNRIRCIAIFTKRNNEESRKVSYLLREKLAQQGINVIDFRRDYDSHRPEMGIDVDLAIAIGGDGTTIKTFRTLPPDIPVLCINAGGTRGILSEVSKDSVDSIVDPLLNGHYFLDRRIRIVAQIGDDTTVPVLNDYVIMRSDLTKTPLFYLSINDDGYSQKMDGMIVSTPTGSTGHSLSNGGPILQEHLDCMLITPIGSVNRLPSFVLPLIAVTISANHDLKLIMDGQLVKEIPENQHIKISKYRYDAVFLRFNKNDTRQMNKLGF comes from the coding sequence TTGAGTAATCGAATCCGATGTATTGCCATTTTTACCAAAAGAAATAATGAAGAATCTAGAAAAGTTTCTTACTTGTTAAGAGAAAAGTTGGCTCAGCAAGGGATTAATGTCATAGACTTTAGGAGGGACTATGATTCACATCGGCCAGAAATGGGTATAGATGTTGATTTGGCTATAGCTATCGGGGGCGACGGAACTACCATCAAGACTTTTAGAACGTTACCTCCGGATATACCAGTACTTTGTATAAACGCAGGTGGTACTCGCGGAATTTTATCGGAGGTATCAAAAGATTCGGTAGATTCGATAGTGGACCCGCTCTTGAATGGCCATTATTTTCTCGATAGAAGGATAAGAATAGTAGCACAGATTGGTGATGATACTACGGTTCCTGTTTTAAACGATTACGTCATAATGCGATCTGATCTTACGAAAACACCTTTGTTTTATCTCTCTATCAATGACGATGGATACAGTCAAAAGATGGATGGAATGATAGTTTCAACTCCTACTGGATCTACAGGGCATTCCCTATCCAATGGCGGGCCCATACTTCAAGAACATTTGGATTGTATGTTGATTACTCCAATAGGATCCGTTAATAGACTGCCTTCTTTTGTGTTACCTTTGATAGCAGTTACTATTAGCGCGAATCATGATCTCAAATTAATCATGGATGGACAGCTTGTTAAGGAAATCCCGGAGAACCAGCATATAAAGATTTCAAAATATCGGTATGATGCAGTTTTTCTCAGATTCAATAAGAATGATACTCGACAGATGAACAAACTTGGATTCTAG
- a CDS encoding DsbA family protein — protein MAVLFGALLIGGSITAFSNFGGKNKSSSSNPADTQQLISNLTAPVIPGAEAIGNDNATLNIIEFGDYQCPFCARFNQETKDQLVSKYVDTGIVRFGFKDLVINDLPKDKLSTLGAEASYCAAEQNKYWDYHDEVYRNSRGENTGWISIDSLVGFAKNVHMPNISQFTECLNSHKFNQLVAQNDMFAKGLGLGSTPTFLILKDNSTKIAALEGAQPIKVFDDVIAQFLNNTL, from the coding sequence ATGGCAGTTCTGTTCGGGGCACTTTTAATCGGAGGCTCAATTACAGCATTTTCTAATTTTGGAGGCAAGAATAAATCGTCCTCTTCTAACCCTGCTGATACCCAACAATTGATTTCAAATCTAACTGCCCCTGTTATTCCAGGTGCTGAAGCAATTGGCAATGACAATGCAACCCTAAATATTATTGAGTTTGGTGATTATCAATGTCCATTTTGTGCTAGATTCAATCAAGAAACTAAGGATCAGCTAGTTTCGAAATACGTTGATACAGGCATAGTGAGATTTGGCTTTAAAGATCTGGTAATCAACGACTTACCCAAAGATAAACTATCTACACTTGGTGCAGAGGCCTCTTATTGTGCAGCTGAACAGAACAAGTATTGGGATTATCATGATGAAGTTTATAGAAACTCAAGAGGGGAAAACACTGGTTGGATTAGTATTGACAGCCTAGTAGGATTTGCCAAAAATGTACACATGCCCAACATTTCTCAATTCACAGAGTGCTTGAATTCACATAAATTCAACCAGCTTGTGGCACAAAATGATATGTTTGCTAAAGGTCTCGGACTGGGAAGTACTCCTACCTTCCTTATTCTCAAGGATAATTCAACAAAAATAGCGGCGTTGGAGGGTGCTCAGCCAATCAAAGTCTTTGACGATGTAATTGCTCAATTTTTGAATAATACCCTTTAA
- a CDS encoding zf-TFIIB domain-containing protein — protein sequence MKCPHCFLELRMTSQYDKEIDQCPKCEGIWLGKDNSDTIFDFTDRGDIKIQEVKDFQDTVDENQDNKLENDYYYYKKPFKENERLDDMFDFE from the coding sequence ATGAAATGTCCCCACTGTTTTTTGGAATTGAGAATGACATCACAGTATGACAAAGAAATAGATCAATGTCCAAAATGTGAAGGCATTTGGTTAGGTAAAGATAATTCAGATACTATATTTGACTTTACTGATCGTGGAGACATAAAAATACAAGAGGTCAAGGATTTTCAAGATACAGTTGACGAAAATCAGGACAATAAACTTGAAAATGATTATTATTATTATAAAAAGCCATTTAAGGAAAATGAAAGACTTGATGATATGTTTGATTTTGAATAA
- a CDS encoding sensor histidine kinase, whose protein sequence is MILIIPLIIGSIVITSIISLQNISGVRAKFYDIYELSGIQLMNKLSVEVNEIAKDLNSLATHPVLANSTAPLNDQINLLQRHLNFSNSEYLAVSVYDRNGTAIIDTSDKSPDGNALQEEFFKQALAGGTYFDKNPDEIAFNQTGFHFSAPIYDANKVIKSIMDLEVSISFIDNIVNNTLFQNDIENGSLNFTSRLIHSDGSVIYAASQENGSHDQNGQPDMKVPLPGAPITEYDKRKSQDSVVIVVPESENADGYRSDGNWTLLLEGNLAPIMSDYNKTVNGFLISSTVILLIAIVVTIIAVKKIISPITYLKNSALELSKGNFGKEIVVGGSNEVKDLSISLEAMRRNMENSKKNLIRKVRERTKDLERANEELRTKEIQVNSINNELKISNRAREEFLSMVIQELKNPITPMKHYIEMMQKENKSDADDFNRKALIIISRNISKLETIIDDFFALYKLELNSFPINNEVTNIVDLVKKNILRLSPLMEDKNIRLNPIVNASGSVLCDPVRVNQVLFHLVNNAVNHVPEQGGEITIRVDEEAEIPSKMSNYDNVNKHHKSIIFTVEDNGIWIQPENTEGLPNKLCQIDSSLVRKIGGTGLGLIICKVIIESQGGKIWIDLSYRDGASFKFTLDAV, encoded by the coding sequence TTGATTTTAATTATACCATTAATCATAGGATCGATAGTAATTACCTCCATCATTTCACTCCAAAATATCTCTGGAGTTCGAGCAAAATTTTATGATATTTATGAATTGTCTGGAATCCAACTCATGAACAAACTCTCAGTTGAGGTAAATGAGATTGCTAAAGATCTTAACAGTTTGGCTACCCACCCTGTATTAGCAAATTCTACCGCCCCATTAAATGACCAAATCAATTTACTTCAAAGACACCTTAATTTTAGTAACTCGGAATATCTAGCAGTATCTGTTTATGATAGAAATGGGACTGCGATCATTGATACATCAGACAAATCTCCAGATGGAAATGCCTTGCAGGAAGAATTTTTTAAACAAGCATTGGCAGGAGGAACGTATTTTGATAAGAATCCAGATGAAATCGCATTCAATCAAACCGGTTTCCATTTTTCAGCTCCCATTTATGATGCTAACAAGGTCATAAAAAGTATAATGGATCTTGAAGTTTCAATAAGTTTTATTGACAACATAGTCAATAACACCCTCTTTCAAAATGATATCGAAAATGGCTCGTTGAACTTTACTTCAAGATTAATTCATAGTGACGGCTCAGTAATTTATGCTGCAAGCCAAGAAAATGGGTCCCATGATCAGAATGGCCAACCTGATATGAAAGTCCCTCTTCCAGGAGCTCCGATCACCGAGTATGATAAAAGAAAGTCACAAGACTCTGTCGTGATTGTGGTCCCTGAATCTGAGAACGCAGATGGATATCGATCTGACGGGAATTGGACACTCCTCCTTGAGGGAAATTTGGCCCCAATAATGAGTGATTATAACAAAACAGTAAATGGTTTTCTAATTTCTTCAACGGTGATTTTGTTAATCGCGATAGTAGTTACTATCATTGCTGTAAAGAAAATCATATCTCCAATTACTTATTTGAAGAATTCGGCCTTAGAATTAAGTAAGGGCAATTTTGGGAAGGAAATAGTGGTTGGCGGATCAAATGAGGTAAAAGATCTTTCTATTAGCCTTGAGGCTATGAGAAGAAATATGGAGAATTCTAAAAAGAATTTGATTCGTAAAGTTAGAGAAAGGACAAAAGATCTTGAACGGGCTAATGAAGAATTAAGAACCAAGGAAATTCAAGTTAACTCAATTAATAACGAATTAAAGATATCAAATAGAGCTAGGGAAGAATTTCTTTCAATGGTAATTCAAGAACTCAAGAACCCTATCACTCCCATGAAGCATTATATCGAAATGATGCAAAAAGAAAATAAATCAGATGCAGACGATTTCAATAGAAAAGCACTCATTATTATTAGTAGAAACATATCGAAGCTAGAGACCATTATAGATGACTTTTTTGCATTGTATAAGTTAGAATTGAATAGTTTTCCCATCAACAATGAGGTTACCAATATTGTAGATTTGGTTAAGAAAAACATCTTAAGATTATCCCCCCTAATGGAAGACAAAAACATCAGGCTTAATCCGATAGTTAATGCCAGTGGTAGTGTATTATGCGACCCAGTGAGAGTTAATCAAGTATTGTTCCACCTTGTAAATAATGCAGTTAATCACGTCCCTGAACAAGGTGGGGAAATTACCATTCGAGTCGATGAAGAAGCCGAAATTCCTAGTAAAATGAGCAATTATGATAATGTCAACAAACATCACAAATCAATCATATTTACAGTTGAAGACAATGGCATTTGGATACAACCAGAAAATACGGAAGGACTACCAAACAAATTATGCCAAATAGATTCGAGTCTGGTAAGAAAAATTGGGGGGACCGGGTTGGGGTTGATAATATGTAAAGTTATTATAGAATCCCAGGGAGGCAAAATTTGGATCGATTTGTCTTATCGCGATGGAGCTTCATTCAAGTTTACCCTTGATGCGGTTTGA